The proteins below come from a single Drosophila kikkawai strain 14028-0561.14 chromosome 3R, DkikHiC1v2, whole genome shotgun sequence genomic window:
- the LOC108084949 gene encoding sodium-independent sulfate anion transporter isoform X2 — protein sequence MCDNEDDLYRERLPDVWGAVGSKARNCCNMRAVHKYLPVTDWLPKYQWNFLPMDLVAGLTVGLTAVPQAIAYGAVANLPPAYGLYSAFMGGFVYILLGTCKDITVGPTAIMALMVRPYVNGNPAYAILLCFLSGCIITIMGLLNLGVLMRFISVPVTTGFTMAAAITIATGQVNSLFGISSSANGFLDCWIHFFGHITETRRNDAILGCCTLVLLLLMRQLKDLPFRFKSVLKYTSLSRNAVAVLVGILLCYLLKKDGNLPFLVSGSITPGLPPFRPPPFHTEDAGTGEVINFEGMVSNVGSALVSIPLLSILESIAVAKAFSKGKIVDASQEMIALGISNVLSSFFSSMPITGSFTRTAINNASGVKTPLGGAVTGTLVLMTLAFLTSTFAYIPKATLAAIIIAAMFFMVEYETIGEIWRAKKRDILPFLVTVLCCVFWTLEYGMVVGIVFNALFLLYKSMKPQCSLEVQKFNGIEVTMADLKGSVDYAAAEYLKTTIMSHVTVRNGDSGTCSLVVIRGHEIASIDTTVALNLKSLREDLSLLQCDLLCWNWSIPAAGVICRMDTKLRSMFKFSSSFSDLMQTMTSKEAASCTAVDLSQ from the exons ATGTGCGATAATGAGG ATGATCTCTATCGGGAGCGACTGCCAGATGTTTGGGGAGCGGTGGGCTCCAAGGCCCGAAACTGCTGCAATATGCGTGCCGTTCACAAATACCTGCCCGTCACCGATTGGCTGCCGAAATACCAGTGGAACTTCCTGCCCATGGATCTGGTGGCGGGTCTCACCGTGGGTCTGACAGCAGTGCCACAGGCTATAGCTTATGGGGCTGTGGCAAACCTGCCGCCTGCCTATGGGCTTTACTCGGCGTTTATGGGTGGATTTGTCTATATACTGCTCGGAACCTGCAAAGACATCACAGTGG GACCCACAGCCATTATGGCGTTAATGGTGCGCCCCTACGTGAACGGTAATCCGGCGTATGCGATACTCCTGTGCTTCCTGTCCGGCTGCATTATCACCATCATGGGCCTGCTTAACCTGGGAGTACTTATGCGGTTTATTTCGGTGCCAGTGACGACGGGGTTTACGATGGCTGCAGCCATTACGATTGCCACAGGCCAGGTTAACAGCCTATTTGGCATTAGCAGCAGTGCTAATGGGTTCCTCGACTGCTGGATACACTTCTTTGGTCATATAACAGAAACGCGGCGGAATGACGCTATCCTGGGGTGCTGCACACTAGTCCTTTTACTTCTTATGCGG CAACTTAAAGACCTCCCCTTTCGCTTTAAAAGTGTCTTGAAGTATACTTCGCTGTCTCGCAATGCTGTAGCAGTGCTGGTGGGAATTCTCCTGTGCTACCTACTGAAGAAAGACGGTAACTTGCCATTCCTCGTCAGCGGAAGCATCACACCCGGCCTTCCTCCATTCCGCCCACCACCCTTTCACACAGAAGACGCAGGCACCGGAGAAGTCATTAACTTCGAAGGTATGGTCTCCAACGTAGGTTCCGCCTTGGTATCCATACCCCTGCTTTCCATATTGGAGAGCATTGCTGTGGCAAAGGCCTTCT CGAAGGGTAAGATAGTGGATGCATCGCAGGAGATGATTGCCCTAGGCATAAGCAATGTGCTCAGCAGCTTCTTCTCATCCATGCCTATCACTGGCTCGTTTACGCGGACAGCTATTAATAATGCCAGTGGAGTGAAGACGCCACTGGGCGGGGCTGTGACCGGTACTCTTGTTCTCATGACCCTCGCCTTTTTGACATCTACTTTCGCCTACATTCCCAAGGCCACGTTGGCGGCCATTATAATAGCAGCCATGTTCTTCATGGTAGAATACGAAACAATCGGAGAGATTTGGCGAGCAAAGA AGCGAGATATTCTGCCGTTTCTGGTCACAGTGCTTTGCTGTGTATTTTGGACATTAGAGTACGGAATGGTAGTTGGCATCGTATTTAATGCACTCTTTCTTCTTTACAAAAGCATGAAGCCACAGTGTAGCTTGGAGGTTCAAAAG TTTAACGGCATTGAAGTGACTATGGCCGACCTCAAGGGTAGTGTCGATTACGCAGCAGCCGAGTATTTGAAGACGACAATAATGTCTCACGTGACGGTTAGAAACGGCGACAGTGGCACTTGCTCGTTGGTGGTCATTAGGGGGCACGAGATCGCCTCAATTGATACGACCGTGGCGCTG AACCTCAAATCGCTGCGCGAAGATCTCTCCCTTCTGCAGTGTGACCTGCTGTGCTGGAACTGGAGCATCCCGGCAGCCGGAGTGATTTGCCGGATGGATACAAAACTGCGTAGTATGTTTAAGTTCTCATCAAGCTTTTCCGACCTAATGCAAACAATGACGAGCAAAGAAGCCGCTTCGTGTACAGCCGTAGACTTGAGTCAATAA
- the LOC108084949 gene encoding sodium-independent sulfate anion transporter isoform X1 produces the protein MSISVPPPPDDLYRERLPDVWGAVGSKARNCCNMRAVHKYLPVTDWLPKYQWNFLPMDLVAGLTVGLTAVPQAIAYGAVANLPPAYGLYSAFMGGFVYILLGTCKDITVGPTAIMALMVRPYVNGNPAYAILLCFLSGCIITIMGLLNLGVLMRFISVPVTTGFTMAAAITIATGQVNSLFGISSSANGFLDCWIHFFGHITETRRNDAILGCCTLVLLLLMRQLKDLPFRFKSVLKYTSLSRNAVAVLVGILLCYLLKKDGNLPFLVSGSITPGLPPFRPPPFHTEDAGTGEVINFEGMVSNVGSALVSIPLLSILESIAVAKAFSKGKIVDASQEMIALGISNVLSSFFSSMPITGSFTRTAINNASGVKTPLGGAVTGTLVLMTLAFLTSTFAYIPKATLAAIIIAAMFFMVEYETIGEIWRAKKRDILPFLVTVLCCVFWTLEYGMVVGIVFNALFLLYKSMKPQCSLEVQKFNGIEVTMADLKGSVDYAAAEYLKTTIMSHVTVRNGDSGTCSLVVIRGHEIASIDTTVALNLKSLREDLSLLQCDLLCWNWSIPAAGVICRMDTKLRSMFKFSSSFSDLMQTMTSKEAASCTAVDLSQ, from the exons ATGTCTATCTCTGTGCCTCCGCCTCCAGATGATCTCTATCGGGAGCGACTGCCAGATGTTTGGGGAGCGGTGGGCTCCAAGGCCCGAAACTGCTGCAATATGCGTGCCGTTCACAAATACCTGCCCGTCACCGATTGGCTGCCGAAATACCAGTGGAACTTCCTGCCCATGGATCTGGTGGCGGGTCTCACCGTGGGTCTGACAGCAGTGCCACAGGCTATAGCTTATGGGGCTGTGGCAAACCTGCCGCCTGCCTATGGGCTTTACTCGGCGTTTATGGGTGGATTTGTCTATATACTGCTCGGAACCTGCAAAGACATCACAGTGG GACCCACAGCCATTATGGCGTTAATGGTGCGCCCCTACGTGAACGGTAATCCGGCGTATGCGATACTCCTGTGCTTCCTGTCCGGCTGCATTATCACCATCATGGGCCTGCTTAACCTGGGAGTACTTATGCGGTTTATTTCGGTGCCAGTGACGACGGGGTTTACGATGGCTGCAGCCATTACGATTGCCACAGGCCAGGTTAACAGCCTATTTGGCATTAGCAGCAGTGCTAATGGGTTCCTCGACTGCTGGATACACTTCTTTGGTCATATAACAGAAACGCGGCGGAATGACGCTATCCTGGGGTGCTGCACACTAGTCCTTTTACTTCTTATGCGG CAACTTAAAGACCTCCCCTTTCGCTTTAAAAGTGTCTTGAAGTATACTTCGCTGTCTCGCAATGCTGTAGCAGTGCTGGTGGGAATTCTCCTGTGCTACCTACTGAAGAAAGACGGTAACTTGCCATTCCTCGTCAGCGGAAGCATCACACCCGGCCTTCCTCCATTCCGCCCACCACCCTTTCACACAGAAGACGCAGGCACCGGAGAAGTCATTAACTTCGAAGGTATGGTCTCCAACGTAGGTTCCGCCTTGGTATCCATACCCCTGCTTTCCATATTGGAGAGCATTGCTGTGGCAAAGGCCTTCT CGAAGGGTAAGATAGTGGATGCATCGCAGGAGATGATTGCCCTAGGCATAAGCAATGTGCTCAGCAGCTTCTTCTCATCCATGCCTATCACTGGCTCGTTTACGCGGACAGCTATTAATAATGCCAGTGGAGTGAAGACGCCACTGGGCGGGGCTGTGACCGGTACTCTTGTTCTCATGACCCTCGCCTTTTTGACATCTACTTTCGCCTACATTCCCAAGGCCACGTTGGCGGCCATTATAATAGCAGCCATGTTCTTCATGGTAGAATACGAAACAATCGGAGAGATTTGGCGAGCAAAGA AGCGAGATATTCTGCCGTTTCTGGTCACAGTGCTTTGCTGTGTATTTTGGACATTAGAGTACGGAATGGTAGTTGGCATCGTATTTAATGCACTCTTTCTTCTTTACAAAAGCATGAAGCCACAGTGTAGCTTGGAGGTTCAAAAG TTTAACGGCATTGAAGTGACTATGGCCGACCTCAAGGGTAGTGTCGATTACGCAGCAGCCGAGTATTTGAAGACGACAATAATGTCTCACGTGACGGTTAGAAACGGCGACAGTGGCACTTGCTCGTTGGTGGTCATTAGGGGGCACGAGATCGCCTCAATTGATACGACCGTGGCGCTG AACCTCAAATCGCTGCGCGAAGATCTCTCCCTTCTGCAGTGTGACCTGCTGTGCTGGAACTGGAGCATCCCGGCAGCCGGAGTGATTTGCCGGATGGATACAAAACTGCGTAGTATGTTTAAGTTCTCATCAAGCTTTTCCGACCTAATGCAAACAATGACGAGCAAAGAAGCCGCTTCGTGTACAGCCGTAGACTTGAGTCAATAA
- the LOC138928851 gene encoding nucleoplasmin-like protein gives MESESFYGVTLSEKEPIAQFDVPDIPEEYIVHSHKLIIKQISLGSEAKTGEFNVVQAETNVNDDGEKKTVKIPIAVLKVGETRSLRPNVEFPNGSVTFKLVQGTGPVYVCGKAEMNFGEFDDGQIYGEEYSDEDEESEVEFDEEAAPQTNGKSNKKK, from the exons ATGGAGTCCGAGTCGTTTTATG GTGTTACTCTCAGCGAGAAAGAGCCCATCGCACAGTTCGACGTGCCAGATATACCAGAGGAGTATATCGTCCATTCCCACAAGCTCATCATAAAACAGATCTCTCTCGGTTCTGAGGCAAAGACCGGCGAGTTCAACGTTGTCCAG GCAGAGACAAACGTGAACGACGATGGCGAAAAGAAGACAGTAAAGATTCCCATTGCCGTTCTGAAGGTCGGAGAGACCCGTAGCTTAAGACCAAACGTTGAATTCCCCAACGGATCTGTGACTTTTAAGCTGGTGCAGGGCACTGGACCCGTCTACGTATGCGGCAAG GCGGAGATGAACTTTGGCGAGTTTGACGACGGCCAAATATACGGAGAAGAGTATTcagatgaggatgaggagagCGAAGTGGAATTTGATGAAGAGGCCGCCCCTCAGACAAACGGGAAGAGCAATAAAAAGAAGTAA
- the LOC138928852 gene encoding uncharacterized protein, with protein sequence MSRTICDPFTNLPVKFDIRQLMREFQPEVDGGQVDEDKTPRDFLHRPDENWAVLPSFKYQLEHLAPYLSCRSNPYMRCRYRKFLDNVPSSYVTISVYGSNISNMPKPRRKSLNGQFYGVDNKLAPIPAVADPRSPPHRN encoded by the exons ATGTCGCGTACCATTTGCGATCCGTTCACAAACCTTCCAGTAAAGTTCGACATAAGGCAGCTGATGAGAGAGTTTCAGCCTGAGGTGGATGGGGGACAGGTGGACGAGGACAAGACGCCCCGCGATTTTCTACACCGACCCGATGAGAACTGGGCAGTCCTTCCTAGCTTTAAGTACCAGTTGGAGCACCTAGCACCGTATCTCTCTTGTCGCAGTAACCCCTATATGCGCTGCCGTTACCGGAAATTTCTGGACAATGTCCCAAGCAGCTACGTAACAATTTCTGTATACGGTTCCAATATAAGCAA catGCCCAAGCCAAGACGAAAGAGTTTAAATGGACAGTTTTACGGCGTGGACAACAAGTTGGCACCTATTCCCGCCGTCGCAGACCCCCGGTCTCCACCTCATCGCAACTGA
- the LOC138927835 gene encoding ADAM 17-like protease isoform X2: MFTKCVSSCGIAIILGFLTCLWVENCVALQRTLRHYEVFHKDDVLHRVVKRGAKHSTNPFNVIKEVEFTTLGKNFRLILHPHRDVLHSKFRAYAVDADGNETVVHMDHDSFYTGRVFGELESSVRAHIEDGTMTMSIHLPEETYHIEPSWRHLPDAKKDTMVAYKSSDVKLHKTDAGAVPKTCGYIKEGLELEDKESGDELDNELHSREKRQSDQYEYTPTKTRCPLLLVADYRFFQEMGGGNTKTTINYLISLIDRVHKIYNDTVWQDRSDQEGFKGMGFVIKKIVVHSEPTRLRGGEAHYNMIREKWDVRNLLEVFSREYSHKDFCLAHLFTDLKFEGGILGLAYVGSPRRNSVGGICTPEYFKNGYTLYLNSGLSSSRNHYGQRVITREADLVTAHEFGHNWGSEHDPDIPECSPSASQGGSFLMYTYSVSGYDVNNKKFSPCSLRSIRKVLQAKSGRCFSEPEESFCGNLRVEGDEQCDAGLLGTEDNDSCCDKNCKLRRTQGAMCSDKNSPCCQNCQFMASGMKCRDAQYATCEQEARCTGAHAECPKSPAMADGTTCQERGQCRIGKCVPYCETQGLQSCMCDIIADACKRCCRMSINETCFPVEPPDVLPDGTPCITGFCNKGVCEKTIQDVVERFWDIIEEINVAKTLRFLKDNIVMAVVLVTAVFWIPISCVISYFDRKKLRHEMKLIEWSQKLDLIHPSDERRRVIHIRVPRQKISVARACN; encoded by the exons atgtttacaaaatgCGTTAGTAGCTGTGGCATAGCGATAATTTTGGGTTTCCTCACCTGCCTTTGGGTAGAAAATTGCG ttgCCTTGCAAAGGACTCTGCGCCACTACGAGGTATTTCACAAGGATGATGTGCTGCACAGAGTGGTCAAACGGGGAGCCAAGCACAGCACGAACCCCTTCAATGTGATCAAGGAGGTCGAGTTCACTACATTGGGAAAGAACTTCCGCCTGATCCTGCATCCGCACAGGGATGTGCTGCATAGTAAATTCCGGGCCTACGCTGTAGATGCGGATGGCAATGAAACCGTGGTGCATATGG ATCACGACAGTTTCTATACGGGTCGGGTTTTTGGTGAACTGGAGTCCTCAGTGCGGGCTCATATTGAAGACGGCACCATGACCATGTCCATCCACCTACCGGAGGAGACTTATCACATTGAGCCTTCCTGGAGGCACCTGCCAGACGCCAAAAAAGACACCATGGTGGCCTACAAGTCCTCAGACGTGAAGCTGCACAAAACTGATGCCGGAGCCGTCCCGAAAACCTGTGGCTATATAAAGGAGGGTCTCGAATTGGAGGACAAGGAAAGTGGAGACGAATTGGACAATGAGCTGCATTCGCGGGAGAAGCGCCAGTCGGACCAGTATGAATACACACCCACCAAGACTCGATGTCCCCTGCTCTTAGTGGCAGACTATAGGTTCTTCCAAGAAATGGGCGGAGGCAACACGAAAACCACGATTAACTACTTG ATTAGTCTCATCGATCGGGTGCACAAGATCTACAACGACACGGTTTGGCAGGACCGCTCTGATCAGGAGGGTTTTAAAGGCATGGGCTTTGTGATCAAGAAGATTGTGGTGCACTCGGAACCCACGAGACTACGAGGAGGCGAGGCCCACTACAATATGATTCGCGAGAAGTGGGATGTGCGCAACCTGCTGGAG GTCTTCTCCCGGGAGTATAGCCACAAAGACTTTTGTCTAGCCCATCTTTTTACCGATCTCAAGTTTGAAGGCGGCATTTTAGGCTTAGCTTATGTTGGGTCCCCGCGCCGCAACTCCGTTGGCGGCATATGTACTCCAG AGTACTTCAAAAATGGCTACACCCTGTACTTAAACTCTGGGCTGAGCAGCTCCCGCAACCATTACGGACAGCGGGTTATTACTCGCGAGGCGGATCTGGTGACAGCTCATGAGTTCGGACACAACTGGGGCTCGGAGCACGATCCCGACATTCCCGAGTGCTCGCCCAGCGCCTCGCAGGGCGGCAGCTTCCTCATGTACACCTATTCCGTTAGCGGTTACGACGTGAATAACAAG AAATTCTCACCGTGCTCGCTTCGCTCCATCCGCAAAGTTCTTCAAGCGAAGTCGGGCAGGTGTTTCTCGGAGCCGGAGGAGTCCTTCTGCGGCAACCTGCGCGTTGAGGGCGATGAACAGTGCGATGCCGGGCTGCTTGGCACGGAGGACAACGACTCGTGCTGCGACAAAAACTGCAAGCTGCGCAGAACCCAGGGCGCAATGTGCAGCGACAAGAATTCACCGTGTTGCCAGAATTGCCAGTTCATGGCTTCCGGGATGAAGTGCCGCGACGCGCAGTATGCGACCTGCGAACAGGAGGCCCGTTGTACTGGAGCCCATGCCGAGTGCCCCAAGTCGCCGGCCATGGCTGACGGAACAACCTGTCAGGAACGCGGGCAGTGCCGGATTGGAAAATGCGTGCCATACTGTGAAACCCAGGGCCTGCAGAGCTGCATGTGCGATATAATCGCGGATGCCTGTAAGCGCTGCTGTCGGATGAGCATCAACGAGACGTGCTTCCCTGTTGAGCCACCGGATGTCCTTCCGGATGGCACGCCTTGCATAACTGGATTCTGTAATAAG GGAGTGTGTGAGAAGACCATACAAGACGTCGTTGAGCGCTTCTGGGATATTATAGAGGAGATAAATGTGGCCAAGACTCTACGGTTTTTGAAGGATAATATTGTCA TGGCCGTGGTGCTCGTCACCGCAGTTTTTTGGATTCCCATAAGCTGTGTTATATCTTACTTTGATCGCAAAAAGCTCCGTCACGAAATGAAGCTAATCGAGTGGAGCCAGAAGCTGGACCTCATTCATCCGAGCGACGAGAGGCGTCGTGTCATACACATACG AGTGCCGCGACAGAAAATTTCAGTGGCGCGAGCTTGCAACTAG
- the LOC138927835 gene encoding ADAM 17-like protease isoform X1, with the protein MFTKCVSSCGIAIILGFLTCLWVENCVALQRTLRHYEVFHKDDVLHRVVKRGAKHSTNPFNVIKEVEFTTLGKNFRLILHPHRDVLHSKFRAYAVDADGNETVVHMDHDSFYTGRVFGELESSVRAHIEDGTMTMSIHLPEETYHIEPSWRHLPDAKKDTMVAYKSSDVKLHKTDAGAVPKTCGYIKEGLELEDKESGDELDNELHSREKRQSDQYEYTPTKTRCPLLLVADYRFFQEMGGGNTKTTINYLISLIDRVHKIYNDTVWQDRSDQEGFKGMGFVIKKIVVHSEPTRLRGGEAHYNMIREKWDVRNLLESTSKMATPCT; encoded by the exons atgtttacaaaatgCGTTAGTAGCTGTGGCATAGCGATAATTTTGGGTTTCCTCACCTGCCTTTGGGTAGAAAATTGCG ttgCCTTGCAAAGGACTCTGCGCCACTACGAGGTATTTCACAAGGATGATGTGCTGCACAGAGTGGTCAAACGGGGAGCCAAGCACAGCACGAACCCCTTCAATGTGATCAAGGAGGTCGAGTTCACTACATTGGGAAAGAACTTCCGCCTGATCCTGCATCCGCACAGGGATGTGCTGCATAGTAAATTCCGGGCCTACGCTGTAGATGCGGATGGCAATGAAACCGTGGTGCATATGG ATCACGACAGTTTCTATACGGGTCGGGTTTTTGGTGAACTGGAGTCCTCAGTGCGGGCTCATATTGAAGACGGCACCATGACCATGTCCATCCACCTACCGGAGGAGACTTATCACATTGAGCCTTCCTGGAGGCACCTGCCAGACGCCAAAAAAGACACCATGGTGGCCTACAAGTCCTCAGACGTGAAGCTGCACAAAACTGATGCCGGAGCCGTCCCGAAAACCTGTGGCTATATAAAGGAGGGTCTCGAATTGGAGGACAAGGAAAGTGGAGACGAATTGGACAATGAGCTGCATTCGCGGGAGAAGCGCCAGTCGGACCAGTATGAATACACACCCACCAAGACTCGATGTCCCCTGCTCTTAGTGGCAGACTATAGGTTCTTCCAAGAAATGGGCGGAGGCAACACGAAAACCACGATTAACTACTTG ATTAGTCTCATCGATCGGGTGCACAAGATCTACAACGACACGGTTTGGCAGGACCGCTCTGATCAGGAGGGTTTTAAAGGCATGGGCTTTGTGATCAAGAAGATTGTGGTGCACTCGGAACCCACGAGACTACGAGGAGGCGAGGCCCACTACAATATGATTCGCGAGAAGTGGGATGTGCGCAACCTGCTGGAG AGTACTTCAAAAATGGCTACACCCTGTACTTAA